The following is a genomic window from Nitrospira sp..
CTGATGCTGGCCGTGGCGCGGCGCGTGATTGAAGGAGACCGGTGGGCGCGGTCGGGAACCTGGCCCGGCTGGGCGCCGACACAACTGCTGGGAACCGACGTGACCGGCAAGACGCTCGGCATTATCGGGATGGGACGCATCGGACAGGCGGTCGCACTGCGCGCGCAAGGGTTTCGCATGCCGGTGCTGTACAGCAGTCGCCGGCCCTGCTCCAGTCCATCTGGCAGCCCGTCCTGGATTCATCAACCGTTGGAGGAAGTCTTGAGGCAGGCCGACTTCATTTCGCTGCACGTTCCCTTGTCGGAGACGACACGTCATCTCATTGGAGCACGCGAACTGGCCATGATGAAGCCCACGGCTGTTCTCATCAACACATCCCGCGGCCCAGTCATCGACGAAGCCGCGTTGCTCGCGGCCTTGCAACAGCGCACGATTGCCGGAGCCGGTTTGGATGTGTATGAGCGAGAGCCGCTTATGACACAGGGGCTGGAGACGCTGGCGAATACCGTGCTGCTCCCCCATGTGGGGTCAGCCACGCAGCAGGCGCGAATTACGATGGGCATGCTCTG
Proteins encoded in this region:
- a CDS encoding Glyoxylate reductase (MaGe:77308571), with product MPVPTTPSRPLLYLTRLLPEPVLATLRAAYTFVSEPLDRAPTADEYLRGFAQADAVICTLTDPVTGELLAAAPRLKIVANYAVGYNNIDLAAAARHGVVITNTPDVLTDATADLTWALMLAVARRVIEGDRWARSGTWPGWAPTQLLGTDVTGKTLGIIGMGRIGQAVALRAQGFRMPVLYSSRRPCSSPSGSPSWIHQPLEEVLRQADFISLHVPLSETTRHLIGARELAMMKPTAVLINTSRGPVIDEAALLAALQQRTIAGAGLDVYEREPLMTQGLETLANTVLLPHVGSATQQARITMGMLCVENIAAVLGGRPPLNPVS